A genomic window from Streptomyces sp. WMMC940 includes:
- a CDS encoding DEAD/DEAH box helicase, which translates to MTLIDQLPPDADPDALFEAFASWAEGRGISLYPAQEEALIEVVSGANVILSTPTGSGKSLVAAGAHFAALARDEVTFYTAPIKALVSEKFFDLCKLFGTENVGMLTGDASVNADAPVICCTAEVLASIALRDGKDADIGQVVMDEFHFYAEPDRGWAWQIPLLELPQAQFVLMSATLGDVSMFEEDLTRRTGRETAVVRSATRPVPLSYEYRTTPITETLTELLETRQAPVYIVHFTQAQAVERAQSLMSINMCTREEKDRIAELIGNFRFTTKFGRNLSRFVRHGIGVHHAGMLPKYRRLVEKLAQAGLLKVICGTDTLGVGVNVPIRTVLFTALTKYDGSRVRTLRSREFHQIAGRAGRAGFDTAGFVVAQAPDHVVENEKALAKAGDDPKKKRKVVRKKAPEGFVGWTQNSFEKLIASDPEPLTSRFKVTHAMLLSVIARPGNAFDAMRKLLEDNHEPRKQQLRHIRRAIAIYRSLLDGGIVERLDAPDAQGRVVRLTVDFQQDFALNQALSTFALAAFDLLDPESPSYALDMVSVVESTLDDPRQILGAQENKARGEAVAAMKADGVEYEERMERLQEISYPKPLEELLWHAYDTYRKSHPWVGDHPVSPKSVIRDMYERALSFTEFTSFYELARTEGIVLRYLASAYKALDHTVPDDLKTEDLQDLIAWLGEMVRQVDSSLLDEWEQLANPEVETAEEAQEKADQVKPVTANARAFRVLVRNAMFRRVELAALDRVDELGRLDAESGWDEDAWGEAMDGYWDEYDDLGTGPDARGPKLLAMEEDPGHGLWRVRQTFADPNGDHDWGISAEVDLAASDEEGRAVVRVTSVGRL; encoded by the coding sequence GTGACCCTTATCGATCAGCTGCCGCCGGACGCCGACCCCGATGCCCTCTTCGAAGCCTTCGCCTCCTGGGCCGAGGGCCGGGGCATCTCCCTCTACCCGGCCCAGGAGGAGGCGCTGATCGAGGTGGTCTCCGGGGCCAACGTGATCCTCTCCACACCGACCGGCTCGGGAAAGAGCCTGGTCGCGGCCGGTGCGCACTTCGCCGCCCTCGCCCGCGACGAGGTCACGTTCTACACCGCGCCGATCAAGGCCCTGGTGTCGGAGAAGTTCTTCGACCTCTGCAAGCTCTTCGGCACGGAGAACGTCGGCATGCTCACCGGCGACGCGTCCGTGAACGCGGACGCCCCGGTCATCTGCTGCACCGCCGAGGTGCTGGCGTCGATCGCACTGCGGGACGGCAAGGACGCCGACATCGGCCAGGTCGTGATGGACGAGTTCCACTTCTACGCGGAACCGGACCGCGGCTGGGCCTGGCAGATCCCCCTTCTCGAACTCCCGCAGGCGCAGTTCGTGCTGATGTCGGCGACGCTCGGCGACGTGTCGATGTTCGAGGAGGACCTCACCCGCCGCACCGGCCGTGAGACCGCGGTCGTCCGCTCGGCGACCCGCCCCGTTCCGCTCTCCTACGAGTACCGCACGACCCCCATCACGGAGACGCTGACCGAACTGCTGGAGACCAGGCAGGCACCGGTCTACATCGTGCACTTCACCCAGGCGCAGGCCGTCGAGCGGGCGCAGTCGCTGATGAGCATCAACATGTGCACGCGCGAGGAGAAGGACCGCATCGCCGAGCTGATCGGCAACTTCCGGTTCACCACCAAGTTCGGGCGGAACCTCTCCCGCTTCGTCCGCCACGGCATCGGCGTCCACCACGCGGGCATGCTGCCCAAGTACCGGCGCCTCGTGGAGAAGCTGGCGCAGGCCGGCCTGCTGAAGGTGATCTGCGGTACGGACACCCTCGGCGTGGGCGTCAACGTGCCCATCCGCACGGTGCTCTTCACCGCGCTCACCAAGTACGACGGCAGCCGCGTGCGGACGCTCCGCTCCCGGGAGTTCCACCAGATCGCGGGCCGCGCGGGCCGCGCGGGCTTCGACACCGCCGGTTTCGTCGTCGCCCAGGCGCCCGACCACGTCGTCGAGAACGAGAAGGCCCTCGCCAAGGCCGGTGACGACCCCAAGAAGAAGCGCAAGGTCGTCCGCAAGAAGGCCCCCGAGGGCTTCGTCGGCTGGACGCAGAACTCCTTCGAGAAGCTGATCGCCTCCGACCCCGAGCCGCTCACCTCCCGCTTCAAGGTCACCCACGCCATGCTGCTGTCGGTGATCGCCCGCCCGGGCAACGCCTTCGACGCGATGCGCAAGCTGCTCGAGGACAACCACGAACCGCGCAAGCAGCAGCTCCGCCACATCCGCCGGGCCATCGCCATCTACCGTTCACTCCTCGACGGGGGGATCGTCGAACGCCTCGACGCCCCCGACGCCCAGGGCCGTGTCGTCCGGCTGACCGTCGACTTCCAGCAGGACTTCGCACTCAACCAGGCGCTCTCCACGTTCGCCCTCGCGGCCTTCGACCTGCTGGACCCCGAATCGCCCTCGTACGCCCTGGACATGGTCTCCGTCGTCGAGTCCACTCTCGACGACCCGCGGCAGATCCTCGGGGCCCAGGAGAACAAGGCGCGGGGAGAGGCGGTCGCCGCGATGAAGGCGGACGGCGTCGAGTACGAGGAGCGGATGGAGCGGCTCCAGGAGATCTCGTACCCCAAGCCGCTGGAGGAACTGCTGTGGCACGCGTACGACACCTACCGGAAGTCGCACCCGTGGGTGGGTGACCACCCGGTCTCGCCGAAGTCGGTCATCCGGGACATGTACGAACGGGCACTGTCCTTCACCGAGTTCACGTCCTTCTACGAGCTGGCCCGCACCGAGGGGATCGTGCTGCGGTATCTCGCGAGCGCGTACAAGGCCCTTGACCACACCGTCCCGGACGATCTGAAGACCGAGGACCTGCAGGATCTGATCGCCTGGCTGGGCGAGATGGTCCGCCAGGTCGACTCCAGCCTCCTCGACGAGTGGGAGCAGCTGGCCAATCCCGAGGTGGAGACCGCGGAGGAGGCCCAGGAGAAGGCCGACCAGGTCAAGCCGGTCACCGCGAACGCCCGCGCCTTCCGGGTGCTGGTCCGCAACGCCATGTTCCGCCGGGTGGAGCTGGCGGCGCTGGACCGCGTCGACGAGTTGGGCCGGCTGGACGCGGAGTCGGGCTGGGACGAGGACGCCTGGGGCGAGGCGATGGACGGGTACTGGGACGAGTACGACGACCTCGGCACCGGGCCGGACGCGCGCGGGCCGAAGCTGCTCGCCATGGAGGAGGATCCCGGGCACGGTCTCTGGCGGGTCCGGCAGACCTTCGCCGACCCGAACGGCGACCACGACTGGGGCATCAGCGCGGAGGTCGACCTGGCGGCCTCGGACGAGGAGGGCCGGGCCGTCGTCCGCGTGACGTCCGTCGGCCGGCTGTGA
- a CDS encoding LppU/SCO3897 family protein, which translates to MSAPTPSPAPQEPQFPEGRPVPGAAPAPAPAKKSKVKKFLGVVALIVVAVVVKLGIGYVFDAPVRAETGDCVKVTGEENNPEVETKGCDDKEANYKVVKVVENSFDVNACTVGEAALAQKWDADKFVLCLDPLK; encoded by the coding sequence ATGAGCGCACCCACGCCCTCCCCCGCCCCGCAGGAACCGCAGTTCCCGGAGGGCCGGCCCGTACCCGGCGCCGCACCCGCGCCCGCACCCGCCAAGAAGAGCAAGGTCAAGAAGTTTCTCGGCGTGGTCGCGCTCATTGTCGTCGCCGTGGTGGTGAAGCTCGGCATCGGCTACGTCTTCGACGCCCCCGTCCGCGCCGAAACCGGCGACTGCGTCAAGGTCACCGGCGAGGAGAACAACCCCGAGGTCGAGACCAAGGGGTGCGACGACAAGGAGGCCAACTACAAGGTCGTCAAGGTCGTCGAGAACAGCTTCGACGTCAACGCCTGCACCGTCGGCGAGGCCGCCCTCGCGCAGAAGTGGGACGCCGACAAGTTCGTCCTCTGCCTCGACCCCCTCAAGTAG
- a CDS encoding glutathione peroxidase — MSVYGIPLRTLSGEETSLADHHGKAVLVVNVASRCGLTPQYAGLERLQKTYADRGFTVLGVPCNQFLGQEPGSAEEIATFCSATYGVTFPLLEKSDVNGDQRHPLYAELTRFADADGEAGDVQWNFEKFLVSPQGDVVARFRPGVEPEAAEVVAAIEAQLTA, encoded by the coding sequence ATGTCCGTTTATGGCATCCCTCTGCGCACTCTGTCCGGCGAGGAGACGTCCCTGGCCGACCATCACGGCAAGGCCGTGCTGGTGGTGAACGTGGCGTCCCGCTGCGGCCTCACACCTCAGTACGCGGGGCTGGAGCGACTGCAGAAGACCTACGCGGACCGTGGTTTCACGGTGCTCGGGGTACCGTGCAACCAGTTCCTGGGCCAGGAGCCCGGCAGCGCCGAGGAGATCGCCACGTTCTGCTCGGCGACGTACGGGGTGACGTTCCCGCTGCTGGAGAAGTCGGACGTGAACGGCGACCAGCGGCATCCGCTCTACGCCGAGTTGACCCGTTTCGCCGATGCCGACGGGGAGGCCGGTGACGTGCAGTGGAACTTCGAGAAGTTCCTCGTCTCCCCGCAGGGCGACGTGGTGGCCCGCTTCCGGCCGGGAGTGGAGCCGGAGGCCGCGGAGGTCGTCGCGGCGATCGAGGCGCAGCTCACGGCCTGA
- a CDS encoding 6-phosphofructokinase, which translates to MRIGVLTSGGDCPGLNAVIRSVVHRAVVDHGDEVIGFHDGWKGLLEADYRKLDLDAVGGILARGGTILGSSRVQPAHLVDGVERARGHVAELGLDAIIPIGGEGTLKAANLLAQAGLPIVGVPKTIDNDIASTDVTFGFDTAVGVATEALDRLKTTAESHQRVLIVEVMGRHTGWIALHSGMAAGAHAIVVPERPFDIEELTKRVGARFEAGKRFAIVVVAEGAKPREGSMDFDEGGKDMYGHERFAGVARQLSVELEERLGKEARPVILGHVQRGGTPTAYDRVLATRFGWHAVEAAHRGEFGMMTALRGTDITMVPLAQAVETLKTVPQDRYEEAETVL; encoded by the coding sequence ATGCGCATTGGTGTCCTCACCTCCGGCGGCGACTGCCCCGGGCTCAACGCGGTCATCCGCTCTGTCGTGCACCGCGCCGTGGTCGACCACGGCGACGAGGTGATCGGTTTCCACGACGGCTGGAAGGGCCTGCTGGAGGCCGACTACCGCAAGCTCGACCTCGACGCCGTCGGCGGCATCCTCGCCCGCGGCGGCACGATCCTCGGCTCCTCGCGGGTACAGCCCGCGCATCTCGTCGACGGCGTCGAGCGGGCCAGGGGGCACGTCGCCGAACTGGGCCTCGACGCGATCATCCCGATCGGCGGCGAGGGCACGCTGAAGGCGGCGAACCTGCTGGCCCAGGCCGGTCTGCCGATCGTCGGTGTGCCGAAGACCATCGACAACGACATCGCGTCGACCGACGTCACCTTCGGCTTCGACACCGCCGTCGGCGTCGCGACCGAGGCCCTCGACCGGCTGAAGACCACTGCCGAGTCCCACCAGCGGGTGCTGATCGTCGAGGTCATGGGCCGGCACACCGGCTGGATCGCCCTGCACTCCGGCATGGCGGCCGGTGCGCACGCCATCGTCGTACCCGAGCGTCCCTTCGACATCGAGGAGCTGACCAAGCGGGTCGGTGCCCGCTTCGAGGCCGGCAAGCGGTTCGCGATCGTCGTGGTCGCCGAGGGTGCCAAGCCGCGCGAGGGTTCCATGGACTTCGACGAGGGCGGCAAGGACATGTACGGCCACGAGCGCTTCGCCGGTGTCGCCCGGCAGCTGTCCGTCGAGCTGGAGGAGCGGCTCGGCAAGGAGGCCCGGCCGGTGATCCTCGGCCACGTCCAGCGCGGTGGCACCCCGACCGCGTACGACCGCGTCCTCGCCACCCGGTTCGGCTGGCACGCGGTCGAGGCGGCGCACCGCGGCGAGTTCGGCATGATGACCGCGCTGCGCGGCACGGACATCACGATGGTGCCGCTGGCACAGGCGGTGGAGACGCTGAAGACGGTCCCGCAGGACCGGTACGAAGAGGCCGAGACGGTCCTCTGA
- a CDS encoding type 1 glutamine amidotransferase: protein MSDSSLRLVWVYPDLLSTYGDQGNALVVERRARQRGLGVTRVDVRSDQPVPTSGDIYLIGGGEDRPQRLAAERLRRDGGLSRAAANGAIIFSVCAGYQILGHEFINDLGEREPGLGLLDVISTRGEGERCVGDVLADIDPQLGLPQLTGFENHQGITHLGPTARPFARTVFGKGNGTGDGTEGAYNDTVFGTYMHGPVMARNPQIADLLLKLALDVNALPPTDDRWYEALRAERIAAATQPA, encoded by the coding sequence ATGAGCGACAGCAGCCTGCGCCTGGTGTGGGTCTACCCGGACCTGCTCAGCACGTACGGTGACCAGGGCAACGCCCTGGTCGTGGAGCGCCGCGCGCGCCAGCGCGGCCTGGGCGTCACCCGCGTCGACGTCCGCAGCGACCAGCCGGTGCCGACGTCCGGCGACATCTATCTGATCGGCGGCGGCGAGGACCGGCCGCAGCGGCTCGCGGCCGAACGGCTGCGCCGCGACGGCGGGCTCTCCCGGGCCGCGGCCAACGGCGCGATCATCTTCTCGGTCTGCGCCGGCTACCAGATCCTCGGCCACGAGTTCATCAACGACCTGGGGGAGCGGGAGCCCGGCCTCGGTCTGCTCGACGTGATCTCCACCCGCGGCGAGGGCGAGCGGTGCGTCGGCGACGTGCTGGCGGACATCGACCCGCAGCTGGGCCTGCCGCAGCTCACGGGCTTCGAGAACCACCAGGGCATCACGCACCTCGGGCCGACGGCCCGGCCGTTCGCCCGGACCGTCTTCGGCAAGGGGAACGGCACCGGGGACGGCACCGAGGGCGCGTACAACGACACCGTGTTCGGCACGTACATGCACGGTCCGGTGATGGCCCGCAATCCGCAGATCGCGGATCTGCTGCTGAAGCTGGCGCTCGACGTGAACGCGCTGCCGCCCACCGACGACCGGTGGTACGAGGCACTGCGCGCGGAGCGCATCGCCGCCGCCACCCAGCCCGCCTGA
- a CDS encoding acyl-CoA dehydrogenase family protein — MTEFALDLNDDQKQVRDWLHGFARDVIRPAAAEWDEREETPWPVIQEAAKVGIYSLDFYAQQFFDPTGLGIPMAMEELFWGDAGIALSIVGTGLAAVGVLANGTEEQIGTWIPQMYGDVDDVKVAAFCSSEPDAGSDVGAMRTRAVYDQAKDEWVLNGTKTWATNGGIANVHVVVAVVDPDLGSKGHASFIVPPGTPGLSQGQKFRKHGIRASHTAEVVLEDVRVPGSCLLGGKEKLDERLARARERARSGGGVGVPPAEGWGSVKNAAMATFEASRPAVGAMAVGTARAAYDYALEYAKERTQFGRPIIDNQGVAFQLADMRTQIDAARLLVWRASWMAVSGKPFTAAEGSMSKLFASEAAKKVTAQAVQILGGNGFTREYPVERMHRDAAIYTIFEGTSEIQRLVIARTLSGLPIR, encoded by the coding sequence ATGACCGAGTTCGCGCTCGATCTCAACGACGACCAGAAGCAGGTCCGCGACTGGCTGCACGGCTTCGCCAGGGACGTGATCCGCCCGGCCGCCGCCGAGTGGGACGAGCGCGAGGAGACCCCCTGGCCGGTCATCCAGGAAGCCGCCAAGGTCGGCATCTACTCCCTCGACTTCTACGCCCAGCAGTTCTTCGACCCCACCGGGCTCGGCATCCCGATGGCCATGGAGGAACTGTTCTGGGGTGATGCCGGTATCGCCCTCTCCATCGTCGGCACGGGCCTCGCCGCCGTCGGTGTCCTCGCCAACGGCACGGAGGAGCAGATCGGCACCTGGATCCCGCAGATGTACGGTGACGTCGACGACGTGAAGGTCGCCGCGTTCTGCTCCTCAGAGCCCGACGCCGGCTCCGACGTCGGTGCGATGCGGACCCGCGCCGTCTACGACCAGGCCAAGGACGAGTGGGTGCTCAACGGCACCAAGACCTGGGCCACCAACGGCGGGATCGCCAACGTCCACGTCGTCGTCGCCGTCGTCGACCCCGACCTCGGCTCCAAGGGCCACGCCTCCTTCATCGTGCCGCCGGGCACCCCCGGCCTCTCCCAGGGGCAGAAGTTCAGGAAGCACGGCATCCGCGCGTCGCACACCGCCGAGGTGGTCCTGGAGGACGTCCGGGTCCCCGGCTCCTGTCTGCTCGGCGGCAAGGAGAAGCTCGACGAGCGGCTCGCCCGCGCCCGGGAGCGGGCCCGGTCCGGCGGCGGTGTGGGGGTCCCCCCGGCCGAAGGCTGGGGGAGCGTGAAGAACGCCGCCATGGCCACCTTCGAGGCATCCCGCCCCGCCGTCGGCGCGATGGCGGTCGGCACCGCGCGGGCGGCGTACGACTACGCCCTCGAGTACGCCAAGGAGCGCACGCAGTTCGGCCGCCCGATCATCGACAACCAGGGCGTCGCCTTCCAGTTGGCGGACATGCGCACCCAGATCGACGCCGCCCGGCTGCTGGTGTGGCGCGCCTCCTGGATGGCGGTGAGCGGCAAGCCGTTCACCGCGGCCGAGGGCTCCATGTCCAAGCTCTTCGCCAGCGAGGCGGCCAAGAAGGTCACCGCCCAGGCCGTCCAGATCCTCGGCGGGAACGGCTTCACCCGCGAGTACCCCGTCGAGCGCATGCACCGCGACGCGGCCATCTACACCATCTTCGAGGGCACGAGCGAGATCCAGCGCCTCGTCATCGCCCGCACCCTCTCCGGCCTGCCCATCCGCTGA
- a CDS encoding cytochrome c oxidase assembly protein, whose amino-acid sequence MDHSGHGEHGMPMDLPPFTLGRGLEFSADPFFLAGCLVGLALYGWGVARLRRRGDAWPVGRTVFFTVGVLSIALVMCTRLNDYGMVMFSVHMVQHMVISMLSPILLLLGAPVTLALRALSPAGRGRKGPRELLLALLHSRYMKIVTHPAFTIPMFIASLYGLYFTPLFDFLMGSRAGHIGMMVHFLAVGLIFFWPIMGVDPGPHRPGHVMRMLELFAGMPFHAFFGIALMMASEPMVRAYADPPASLGISALSDQNAAGGIAWAFSEIPSVLVLIALVFQWYRSEQRQAVRKDRAADRDGDKELAAYNAYLASLQARSR is encoded by the coding sequence ATGGATCACAGCGGGCACGGCGAGCACGGGATGCCGATGGACCTGCCGCCGTTCACGCTCGGCAGGGGGCTGGAGTTCTCCGCTGATCCGTTCTTCCTGGCCGGCTGCCTCGTGGGGCTCGCGCTCTACGGCTGGGGCGTGGCACGGCTGCGCCGGCGCGGTGACGCCTGGCCGGTGGGCCGGACGGTCTTCTTCACCGTCGGCGTGCTGAGCATCGCCCTGGTGATGTGCACCAGGCTGAACGACTACGGCATGGTCATGTTTAGCGTGCACATGGTCCAGCACATGGTGATCAGCATGCTGTCGCCGATCCTGCTGCTGCTCGGCGCTCCGGTCACCCTGGCGCTGCGCGCGCTGTCGCCGGCGGGCCGGGGCCGCAAGGGACCGCGCGAGCTGCTGCTGGCCCTGCTGCACAGCCGCTATATGAAGATCGTCACGCACCCCGCGTTCACGATCCCGATGTTCATCGCGAGCCTCTACGGCCTGTACTTCACCCCGCTCTTCGACTTCCTCATGGGGTCCAGGGCCGGCCACATCGGGATGATGGTGCACTTCCTCGCCGTCGGACTGATCTTCTTCTGGCCGATCATGGGCGTGGACCCGGGCCCGCACCGCCCCGGCCATGTGATGCGGATGCTGGAGCTCTTCGCGGGCATGCCCTTCCACGCGTTCTTCGGTATCGCGCTGATGATGGCTTCCGAGCCGATGGTGCGGGCGTACGCCGATCCCCCGGCCTCACTCGGGATCAGCGCGCTCTCCGACCAGAACGCGGCGGGCGGCATCGCCTGGGCCTTCAGCGAGATCCCGTCGGTGCTGGTCCTGATCGCCCTGGTGTTCCAGTGGTACCGCTCCGAGCAGCGCCAGGCCGTCCGCAAGGACCGGGCCGCGGACCGGGACGGCGACAAGGAGCTGGCGGCCTACAACGCGTATCTGGCCTCCCTCCAGGCACGCAGCCGCTGA
- a CDS encoding metal-dependent hydrolase, with product MMGPAHSLSGAAAWLGVGAAAAALDHPMPWPVLVVGALICAGAALAPDLDHKAATISRAFGPFSRGLCEVVDKLSYAVYKATKKPGDKRRTGGHRTLTHTWLWAVLIGGGTSALAMTGGRWAVLAILFVHLVLAVEGLLWRAARVSSDVLVWLLGATSAWILAGVLDKPGSGADWLFTGPGQEYLWLGLPVVLGALVHDVGDALTVSGCPILWPIPVGNKRWYPVGPPKVMRFRAGSWVELKVLMPAFMLLGGVGGAAALNFI from the coding sequence ATGATGGGACCGGCGCACTCCCTGTCCGGGGCGGCGGCCTGGCTGGGGGTGGGCGCGGCGGCGGCCGCCCTGGATCATCCGATGCCATGGCCCGTCCTCGTCGTCGGCGCGCTGATCTGCGCGGGAGCGGCGCTCGCGCCGGACCTCGACCACAAGGCGGCGACGATCTCCCGCGCCTTCGGGCCCTTCTCACGCGGCCTGTGCGAAGTGGTCGACAAGCTCTCGTACGCGGTCTACAAGGCGACGAAGAAACCGGGGGACAAGCGCCGGACCGGCGGCCACCGCACGCTCACCCACACCTGGCTGTGGGCCGTGCTGATCGGCGGCGGCACCTCGGCGCTGGCGATGACCGGAGGGCGCTGGGCGGTCCTCGCGATCCTCTTCGTGCACCTGGTGCTCGCCGTCGAGGGACTGCTGTGGCGGGCCGCACGGGTGTCCAGCGACGTCCTGGTGTGGCTGCTCGGCGCGACGAGCGCCTGGATCCTGGCCGGCGTCCTGGACAAGCCCGGCAGCGGTGCGGACTGGCTCTTCACCGGTCCCGGCCAGGAGTACCTGTGGCTGGGACTCCCCGTCGTCCTCGGTGCCCTGGTGCACGACGTCGGCGACGCCCTGACCGTCTCGGGCTGCCCGATCCTGTGGCCCATACCCGTCGGCAACAAGCGCTGGTACCCCGTGGGGCCGCCGAAGGTGATGCGCTTCCGGGCCGGCAGCTGGGTGGAGCTGAAGGTCCTGATGCCCGCGTTCATGCTGCTCGGGGGAGTGGGCGGCGCCGCGGCGCTGAACTTCATCTGA
- a CDS encoding TetR family transcriptional regulator: METTTTQQGDQQRSAEQRRRELLEAADRVVLRDGPQASMNAIAAEAGITKPILYRHFGDKSGLYRALAKRHTDGLLAALRTAIDASSDRRERVEHTLDTYLAAIETRPQVYRFLMHPADDSQQSEQGFDVGRHTAPLLRRLGEELGKVIAERVDLGPGGDELARIWAHGIVGMMHGAGDWWLGERPCSRAQLVRSLADLLWGGLSVAEDRPGSPGF; the protein is encoded by the coding sequence ATGGAGACCACCACCACTCAGCAGGGCGACCAGCAGCGGTCGGCCGAGCAGCGGCGGCGCGAGCTGCTCGAAGCCGCCGACCGCGTGGTGCTCCGGGACGGTCCGCAGGCGTCCATGAACGCGATCGCCGCGGAGGCCGGCATCACCAAGCCGATCCTGTACCGGCACTTCGGCGACAAGAGCGGGCTCTACCGCGCGCTCGCCAAGCGTCACACCGACGGTCTGCTGGCGGCACTGCGCACGGCGATCGACGCCAGCTCGGACCGGCGGGAGCGCGTCGAGCACACCCTCGACACCTACCTCGCGGCGATCGAGACCCGGCCGCAGGTCTACCGCTTCCTGATGCACCCCGCCGATGACTCCCAGCAGTCCGAGCAGGGCTTCGACGTCGGCCGGCACACCGCCCCGCTGCTGCGCAGACTCGGCGAGGAACTGGGCAAGGTGATCGCCGAACGCGTCGACCTCGGTCCCGGCGGGGACGAGCTGGCCAGGATCTGGGCCCATGGCATCGTCGGCATGATGCACGGCGCGGGCGACTGGTGGCTGGGGGAACGCCCCTGCTCCCGGGCGCAGTTGGTGCGGAGCCTCGCGGACCTGCTCTGGGGCGGTCTCTCCGTCGCGGAGGACCGCCCGGGCAGCCCGGGTTTCTGA
- the def gene encoding peptide deformylase: MRNRPIPGSSGLVRAMSLFGDPVLHAPCEPVTDFGPSLTRLIEDMYATMYAANGVGLAANQVGVPLRVFVYDCPDDEDVRHVGHVVNPRLVAADGIEVRGPEGCLSLPGIEAGTPRHDRAVVEGVTGDGAPVRVEGTGFFARCLQHECDHLEGGVYVDRLTGLRRARALRKVRRAPWGRR; this comes from the coding sequence ATGCGAAACCGTCCGATCCCCGGCAGTTCCGGCCTCGTGCGGGCCATGAGCCTGTTCGGCGATCCGGTGCTCCACGCGCCCTGCGAACCCGTCACCGACTTCGGCCCGTCGCTGACGCGGCTGATCGAGGACATGTACGCGACCATGTACGCCGCGAACGGGGTGGGTCTCGCCGCCAACCAGGTCGGTGTTCCGCTCCGGGTCTTCGTCTACGACTGCCCCGACGACGAGGACGTCCGCCATGTCGGGCACGTGGTCAACCCGCGGCTCGTCGCCGCCGACGGCATCGAGGTGCGCGGCCCCGAGGGATGTCTGTCGCTGCCGGGCATCGAGGCGGGGACGCCGCGGCACGACCGTGCGGTGGTCGAGGGAGTGACGGGGGACGGCGCGCCGGTGCGGGTCGAGGGCACGGGGTTCTTCGCCCGGTGCCTGCAGCACGAGTGCGACCACCTGGAGGGCGGGGTCTACGTGGACCGGCTCACCGGCCTGCGCCGCGCCCGTGCCCTGCGCAAGGTCCGCCGTGCCCCGTGGGGCCGGCGGTAG
- a CDS encoding Mur ligase family protein, with product MAGHPGNAEPLSPRAKLAVTAGKAAAAVSRAAGRGSGSVIGGRVALKLDPDLLSRLAQHLDVILVSATNGKTTTTRLIAEALRAAGPVVSNALGANMPAGITSALAGGSDARYGVIEVDEKYLAGVARDTTPKAIALLNLSRDQLDRAAETRMLAEKWREGLSGSKAVVVANADDPLIVWAASSSANVVWVAAGQEWKDDAWSCPACGGVMQRPGDDWFCGECGFRRPAVSWALSGDHVLDPHGSAWPIHLQLPGRANKANATTSAAVAAVFGVPPQVALERMYQVQAVAGRYDVVSFQGRDLRLLLAKNPAGWLETFSLIDPPPTPVILSVNARGADGTDTSWLWDVDYTRLAGHPIFVIGDRKLDLAVRLEVAGLDFRVAEDVDEAVRLAPPGRIELIANYTAFQDVRRRVGN from the coding sequence ATGGCAGGACACCCTGGCAACGCAGAGCCGCTGTCGCCGCGCGCCAAGCTGGCCGTGACGGCCGGCAAGGCCGCAGCGGCGGTGTCGCGCGCAGCGGGACGCGGCAGCGGATCGGTGATCGGCGGCCGGGTTGCCCTCAAACTCGACCCCGATCTGCTGAGCAGGCTGGCGCAGCACCTGGACGTGATCCTGGTGTCGGCGACGAACGGAAAGACCACCACCACCCGGCTGATCGCCGAGGCCCTGCGCGCGGCCGGCCCGGTCGTGTCGAACGCCCTCGGCGCGAACATGCCGGCCGGTATCACCTCCGCGCTGGCCGGCGGCTCGGACGCCCGCTACGGCGTGATCGAGGTCGACGAGAAGTACCTCGCCGGGGTCGCCCGCGACACCACGCCCAAGGCCATCGCCCTGCTCAACCTCTCCCGCGACCAGCTGGACCGCGCGGCCGAGACCCGGATGCTGGCCGAGAAGTGGCGCGAGGGGCTGTCCGGCAGCAAGGCCGTCGTCGTCGCCAACGCCGACGACCCGCTGATCGTGTGGGCCGCGTCCTCCTCCGCCAACGTGGTGTGGGTGGCCGCCGGCCAGGAGTGGAAGGACGACGCCTGGTCCTGCCCCGCCTGCGGCGGTGTGATGCAGCGCCCGGGGGACGACTGGTTCTGCGGCGAGTGCGGCTTCCGCAGGCCGGCCGTGAGCTGGGCCCTCAGCGGTGACCACGTCCTCGACCCGCACGGGTCCGCCTGGCCGATCCACCTCCAGCTCCCGGGCCGGGCCAACAAGGCCAACGCCACCACCTCCGCCGCGGTCGCCGCCGTCTTCGGCGTCCCGCCGCAGGTGGCGCTGGAGCGCATGTACCAGGTGCAGGCCGTGGCCGGCCGGTACGACGTCGTCTCGTTCCAGGGGCGGGACCTGCGACTGCTGCTGGCGAAGAACCCGGCCGGCTGGCTGGAGACGTTCTCCCTGATCGATCCGCCGCCCACCCCGGTGATCCTGTCCGTCAACGCACGCGGCGCCGACGGCACCGACACCTCCTGGCTGTGGGACGTCGACTACACCCGGCTCGCCGGCCACCCGATCTTCGTGATCGGCGACCGCAAGCTGGACCTCGCGGTGCGTCTGGAGGTCGCCGGGCTGGACTTCCGTGTCGCCGAGGACGTGGACGAGGCCGTGCGGCTCGCCCCGCCCGGGCGGATCGAGCTGATCGCCAACTACACCGCCTTCCAGGACGTCCGCCGCCGCGTCGGCAACTGA